A single Topomyia yanbarensis strain Yona2022 unplaced genomic scaffold, ASM3024719v1 HiC_scaffold_539, whole genome shotgun sequence DNA region contains:
- the LOC131695797 gene encoding uncharacterized protein LOC131695797 encodes MATKTEKKLSEYVIQRKGILVVQKAVEKFAEDFDCDRDACQIPIRLDSLDRIYKEFLEVQGQIELYDKSEMLDTHLEERMDFETRYCRVKGFLLSNRAADPNQTMLNSTMATPAHVSSSFHLRLPKIDLPKFNGDFSRWLAFRDTYTSMIHSNADIPTVAKLQYLLQSLEGEARKPFESVDIEADNYASTWEALLKRYDNKRFLKRQLFRALYDLPPINQESPQEIHVLVDDFHRHVRALAKLGEPVHYWDTPLVNLLCYKLDPTTLRAWEEKTSNNDDVTYDMLIEFLYQRARMLTSVITDLRYRSQQPVTAKVAGSIPTPKPFKVAYKAATVESNYSSLPCLACPEKHLLFQCPAFSEMSVCQRRELVSQKRLCWNCFRTGHQARNCTSVFSCRNCHEKHHSLLHEPAPSNIQSTPVVAVSQPIPSTSAIAGPSSSVNPNNQVSMSVQAEHSTVLLETVCLLVVDQNGKEIPVRALLDSGSMCNLITNKLANSLNLRRTKVDVAVAGIGDSTKQIKCQLTARIKSKSTPYSTNLEFLILKRPTVNLPTVPIDTSAWKLPELSLADPRFHIPSDIDMVVGSEAYHELHLGSKRSLGEGLPLLIETVFGWTVSGKISIDHPTVPRVCHLTTVDRSLDQPMQKFWELEAVEPCSVNSVEEKQCEEFYAITTTRDSSGRNLVRLPLTRDPLVNLGEYRAIAERPFLSLQKRLERDPPTENACCKFMDESARMALIDPEDDVNSHCFLPHHPMFKESSTTTKVRVVFDALCKTASGFFVNDKQLVGPFVQEDLLSIVMRFRTHPIAIVADIEKMYQQIQLHPENRPRHRILWRPNRNDLLIAYELQTITDGFTSAPFLATNSLLQVAQDEGDKYPASVDDVKPDYVDDFLSGANVEIQVCSVSHLPIDCSPRVVCRRVVDDE; translated from the coding sequence ATGGCGACCAAGACAGAAAAGAAGCTGTCAGAGTACGTGATCCAACGAAAAGGGATCCTTGTAGTGCAGAAGGCAGTGGAGAAGTTTGCAGAAGATTTCGATTGCGATCGGGATGCCTGCCAAATTCCAATTCGCCTCGATTCACTTGACCGAATCTACAAGGAGTTCCTAGAGGTACAAGGGCAGATCGAGCTGTACGATAAGTCAGAGATGTTAGATACCCACCTGGAAGAGCGCATGGATTTCGAGACGCGGTATTGCAGAGTCAAAGGTTTTCTATTGTCGAATCGTGCTGCTGATCCCAACCAAACCATGCTGAACAGCACAATGGCGACCCCTGCTCACGTTTCTTCCTCGTTCCACCTACGCTTACCCAAGATCGACCTACCTAAGTTTAACGGCGATTTCTCGCGATGGCTCGCATTCCGTGACACATACACGTCGATGATCCACAGCAATGCAGATATTCCGACGGTTGCGAAGCTGCAGTACCTGCTGCAGTCGCTGGAGGGAGAAGCCAGGAAACCATTCGAGTCCGTAGACATTGAAGCAGATAACTACGCATCGACTTGGGAAGCATTGCTAAAGCGGTACGACAACAAGCGGTTCCTAAAGCGTCAGCTCTTCCGAGCTCTATATGATCTCCCACCGATCAATCAAGAAAGTCCCCAAGAAATTCATGTTTTGGTTGATGATTTCCACCGGCATGTGAGGGCTTTAGCAAAGTTAGGCGAACCAGTCCATTATTGGGACACTCCGTTGGTCAACCTCCTTTGTTACAAGCTAGATCCAACTACACTACGTGCTTGGGAGGAGAAAACCAGCAACAACGACGACGTAACCTACGATATGCTGATCGAATTTCTTTATCAACGTGCCCGTATGCTGACGTCCGTTATAACTGATCTGCGATATCGGTCACAACAACCGGTTACAGCCAAGGTGGCCGGTTCGATTCCAACCCCGAAACCATTCAAGGTGGCATACAAGGCAGCTACCGTTGAATCGAACTACAGTTCTCTGCCATGTCTCGCCTGTCCAGAGAAGCATTTACTCTTCCAATGTCCAGCATTTTCCGAGATGTCCGTCTGCCAGCGTCGTGAGCTGGTTTCCCAGAAACGCCTATGCTGGAATTGCTTCCGTACTGGACACCAAGCCAGGAACTGTACCTCCGTATTCTCCTGCCGTAACTGCCACGAAAAACACCActccttgttgcacgagccagCACCGTCGAACATACAATCTACTCCTGTCGTGGCAGTAAGCCAGCCTATTCCCTCAACGTCCGCCATCGCTGGCCCTTCCAGCTCGGTGAATCCGAACAACCAAGTGAGCATGTCAGTCCAGGCTGAGCACAGTACAGTATTGCTAGAAACAGTTTGCCTCCTCGTCGTAGATCAGAACGGCAAGGAAATACCCGTACGTGCACTCCTGGATTCAGGATCCATGTGCAACTTAATAACCAACAAGCTTGCGAATTCCCTAAATCTTCGTCGCACCAAGGTGGATGTCGCAGTAGCTGGTATAGGTGACTCCACCAAGCAGATCAAGTGCCAATTGACTGCTAGGATCAAGTCGAAGTCGACACCGTACTCCACCAATCTTGAGTTCCTGATCCTCAAGAGACCGACGGTAAACCTTCCGACCGTTCCGATCGACACTTCCGCGTGGAAGCTTCCCGAGTTGTCGTTGGCAGACCCCAGATTCCATATTCCATCCGACATTGACATGGTTGTCGGTAGTGAAGCGTACCACGAGCTGCATCTTGGCAGCAAGCGTTCCCTGGGAGAGGGATTACCGTTGCTAATAGAAACAGTGTTTGGATGGACTGTTTCCGGGAAAATATCCATCGATCATCCCACCGTTCCCCGTGTCTGCCATCTAACCACTGTCGATCGAAGCTTAGATCAACCGATGCAGAAGTTCTGGGAGCTGGAAGCTGTCGAGCCGTGTTCTGTGAATTCCGTAGAAGAAAAACAGTGTGAAGAATTTTACGCTATTACCACCACTCGCGATTCGTCCGGTCGTAATCTCGTTCGTTTGCCACTCACCCGTGATCCGCTAGTCAACCTCGGCGAATACAGAGCCATCGCCGAACGTCCTTTCCTGAGCCTTCAAAAGCGACTAGAGCGTGATCCACCCACCGAGAACGCATGCTGCAAATTCATGGACGAATCCGCACGAATGGCGCTCATTGATCCAGAAGACGATGTGAACTCGCACTGCTTCCTCCCGCACCATCCTATGTTCAAGGAATCCAGCACAACCACGAAGGTCCGAGTTGTCTTCGACGCGTTGTGTAAAACGGCCTCAGGATTTTTCGTCAACGATAAGCAGCTCGTTGGACCTTTCGTCCAAGAGGACCTACTATCAATCGTCATGAGGTTTCGTACACATCCGATCGCCATCGTAGCCGACATAGAGAAGATGTACCAGCAGATTCAGCTGCATCCCGAGAACCGACCGCGTCATCGCATTCTCTGGCGTCCCAACCGCAACGATCTGCTCATAGCCTACGAGCTCCAAACCATTACGGACGGTTTTACATCTGCGCCATTCCTGGCAACCAACTCCCTCCTACAAGTGGCACAGGACGAAGGCGACAAGTACCCCGCCTCCGTAGATGATGTGAAGCCTGATTACGTTGATGACTTTTTATCGGGAGCTAACGTCGAAATCCAAGTTTGCTCCGTTAGCCACCTGCCAATCGATTGCTCGCCTAGGGTTGTGTGTCGCCGTGTTGTCGACGATGAATAA